AGTATCGTAAGTGTTACACTGTTTCATTCCTAaattaatctgtttttaaacaaattgctTGAATGCTTCAAGTTCTCTCTTGACTTATATTATATTGTGCCAACTGTCAATTGAGTATATATTACCTGTGAATGTATTCTGTTACTAAGCCACTATGTAAACATTTTGATATGTGACCTTTAAGCAGTTATTagcaaaacatttcaatatttaCCAACTGTGATGCAGATTCAGTGAATTgctgaaaatgaaatgtgaccTGCCCTTTGCAAACGTTGGCACAATGACCAGGGTGTGCGTTTTATGTGAGCGGAGGGACATCTGATACCATCGGTATCAAATCACACAACACTGACATTTGGCCTCGGTTTCCAAGAGACGTCACTTCTGATCAAGAGCGCAGCTGTTGTTTGACACACTAAACCTAAACCAACCAAGTTTTTATCAAGGATGTAGTCTATTTAAATTCTCATACTTAAGTCTACAACCTCAAACCTACTAAAATTTCTCTATATTATCACATTTAAGCCAAtttctggaagaaaaaaaaaaaagtggacaaATACTTAGGccttaatttaaaattgtgaaTCGCATATAAAATTTCCCTCCATTTACATTACACAGTTGGATTACACACAACTCATAAACAAATGTGATGCATTgtcatttgaaatgaaatgggtaatatttccataataaataaactgaatgttTTAATTACACAATGACCAGATttgtttatcattaaaaaacccAGTTTGTTTCAATCTCACACATTTGATCAAATTGAATATTGTTGCAGAGTCAGCCGTATATTCACCATGTTAAACCACTTTTacattcaattaaatattaaaactttgaCTTTAAACTTCCCAGATCATGGAAATATCAGGTAACTTCTCCATCTGGAAAAGTAAAagtttaaacataattttttaataatatataacattatatataataataataataattttaatatgtttatactttttaactgaataaactgttttcagAATGAAAAGATTTATGCTGATTCTAAACCACTTGAATAAATGccttttgaaaatataattttatgatttaaataaaatcacgTAAATGCAAATAgttaataaatttgaaaatataaacttaaacttttttgagtGCAGAAATGTCACCTGTTTCTTACCTGTTTCATGTATGACTGAGTGACATAtgcatcacattaagtttattaaaaatgtgtcatttaaatggatgcaattcaaataaataaatcgtaATGTAATTTATCTTAATGtaacataatttttttcatttaatttacatttttaatatttatttatttttaaatagaaattttttaaaaataaaaatagaaatggaCAACAAAATAAAGTTGCTCAACAAATAACAAGCTCAAATTCTCACTgttgaaatgttacatttttcctGCAATTTCCTGCAAAATCaggttaaagtttaaaatattgttagaTAATGACTATACAAGTATtatcataatttaatttttaattatattttactatgcaaataatatatatgtgataAAATTCTTGATTTactatataaatcatatataactttgaattacaaaaaataaataaatctgggTGCAATgttaatactatatatatatatatatatatatatatatatattagtattttatattatttattatttttagaggATAGGACAGAAATGTGCAAACTAACACAGTGCTCTGGTATTGAGGCAGCATGTTAACTAGATTCCAGTGTCTGGCATTTGATAAGGTTTTTCCATAAATTATGAGCTGAGAGTCATTCTACTCTCGCCACGTGCATCTTATTAGGTCTCAAATGATTAACAAGGTGTTATTGCTACCAGAACAAATCCAATGCGCTCTAAAGCTCTAAAGATTAGACCAAATCCACAGCAACAAAACTGGCCAGgtgtgagtttatattagaTTGCCACAGGCATGAATAAacctttacatttatttgtttatcagatgcttttatctaaagcaaTACAAATCATGTGATGATCGGTACGTTTTGCCTGGCCAAACATCACTCACATCTAGTGCATTTATATCTACTTTGACAATAATGACTTTGTCTGTACAGATACAGAGCTTTTTCCGCTAAACATGTCAGTCAAATTTAATTTCAGATGTTAACATTCCCGTCGTCTCTTTCTCCCACATCACCCATACGTCTGCCTGCTTTTGAGGGTGAAGTGTTTACACTGATAATAATGAATCTGAAACAGGATATCAGGAGACTGGGGGAGAAGAGACAGACCCTCACAGCACACGAGGGGAGCCACTTGCATAATAGGATGGGGAAGAGCTTGCACTTCTCTCCTTTTAGCAGGAAATGGGCGAAACCTGGGCTGAAATTATTTCTCCGACATTTTGTGCTGTGAAGGAAGTGTCTCCTGATAGAAGAGGTCATTTGGCTTCCTGTTGTGCgccaacagttttttttgtttttcagcatgaaGAGAGCATGACAGGAAAGGTCAGGGGGTTTGATAGTTACAACACTAAAGGATACTGCcaattaatataacaaaaacatgTGCCGGCCACATTTTACCACAAAAATCAACatgttatattacattatattatattatattaatatgttagtgacatttattttttttatcataattaagCACAAAAGGGCCAAATTCTCACTACTGTAATGTCACTTGCAATTTTCTTAAAATCaggttaaagtttaaaatattgttagaTAATGACTGTATAagtattttactattttactgtactttattttattgtactctataaatactatatatgtAATACAATTTGTTATTTACTAAAAATCATATGTAACAATTTGATCataaacaaaaggaaaaaaaaatctgggtaaaataatactacatatatataatttttataatatatatatatatatatatatatatatatatacactatgaTTTACTATATAAGACCGATTTGTTTTGAATTGCTGTAATGACcattttggatgaaaatgattataaaaatacaaaaattcacaacagataaaaattaacagtagaaaataacaaaatttttgtggggtataatataaatactttcTCTATATATgtgaattaaaggagaagtccacttccagaacaacaatttataaataatttactcaccaccttgtcatccacgatgttcatgtctttctttcttcagtcgtaaagaaattatgttttttgaggaaaacatttcagcatttttcttcatataatggacggctatggtgccccgattttgaacttcatcaaaatgcagtttaaatgcagcttcaaacgatcccaaatgcagttgtaagaagggtcttttctagcgaaacaatcggttatttacataaaaaaatacaatttaaatactttttattctcaaatgctcgtcttgccttgcagtccttaaactctgtgtattctggctcaagacagttagggtatgtcgaaaaacttcgaccctattttctccctcaacttcaaaaatcatttcaaaatcatcctacatagctgcagaagtaccgacccagtctttgcaaagtgaacatgcaaaaacgATCAGACACCTTTAACAATATAGGGCGATTTCGTTCAAAGTTGGGGGAGAacgtgagatgggagtttttcgacataccctaactgtcacgaacaggaacaaaaacagtccaggcagagtaagataaGATGATAAGAGCGATAAGAGATaagagcgtttgacattaaaaagtatataaactgtgttatatttatgtaaataactgatcgttgcgctagataagacccttctttctcggctggaatcatttataaccgcatttgggattgtttgaagctgcattttaactgcattttggaagttcaaaatcggggcaccacagcagtccattacatggggaaaaatgctgaaatgttttcctcaaaaaacataatttctttacgcctgaagaaagaaagacatgaacatctttaatgacaagggagtgagtacattatttgtcaactattgttctggaagtggacttctcctttaagacactTAAAGATTTTCTCATTACTTATACCTGTTATAAAGTACTTTAACACTGAAATCTTAAAAATGCTAGTATGTCTTGCAATAATGAACTAATCAATGGTTTTCTGTACAGGAAATGTGTGGGATAAACTGCTACACATAAGATGTGCGGCGGCAGAGATAAACATTCCAGACTTCAAACACACAGATGAAGGTAGCAGGAGGCTTATCGAGGACTATGATAACAAATGGAACACATCAGGAACTAGTCAAAGGAGCTTCTGCGTAAAAAAGCCCTTCAAAGGTGCCAGGATTATTAGGTTTAGCTTATATCCACCTGTTTAGTGAAAGAAAATCCGATTAAAAGCTTCAATGACtgaataaaaatctaaagattAATTTGCTTTGAGCATATTATTCTGTTTTGCTCATCCAGTGACAATGCTCTGCCTCTTTCatagatttaaaataatcaagTATTTTAATCTTTTGACTGAGATGTCGCACAATAACAGTTATgagaaacaacatttttaattacttgaaataaatactCCAGTACatgcatgataaaaaaaaatgagggcGTGGGcaaaggggaaaaaacacagcacattaaaatataattgtaagtCTTGTAAATAGTGTAAAACCTATGGCACACACTCACAGCAGCTTTTACTCATTACAAATTCACACATGGAATACGAACATTATGATGCTGATGATGATTTCTACAAATCTCAATGACATCCATTCAGCTAAACACTGAGGTAAAgactttcagtttcattttaagGCTTCTGTTGTAGCGACCGCTTTTGGCCATATTATATTCTCAACCGACAGAGATTTTGCAAAAGGTGTCAGTTTTAGTAAAAGCTACTTCTTCCCCAATCACATCCAGTTTGAGAAAAACCTACAAATGTGACCTTGAGTAAAGCCGACTGCCAAGAAAAGTTAATTTCGATGTATAAACACTACATTTATTCACACCACACTCTTAAAAAGAAAGGTTCCTAATCGGAACAGCCACGGAATCTTTCAAAAGAAGAAAAGgttgtttaaatttttaaatgtaacggTTTTTTTAGGAACCGTTCACTGCAAGGTTCTTTTTTGGAATCAACGGaacgtttatttttaagagtgtatgcgGGCTTCAACCTGATTTGATTCTTTGGTACTTCAAAATAACGTGCCGGGGAGGAGTTTTAATTCACAGAATGAGAGTTAACTGGCGGTAAAGTTCTAGGTGAGGATCGTTCCCTTAGTGCCTGAGACAGGAGCGTGCATCCGTCCGAGACGGCGCATGCAGAGTTCCGCAGCCGCTCCCGGTAGATGGGCATCTGGGAGCTGCTCTCGGGATGCTGGGAAATATCCCTGAGGCCCTGGGTCAGGAGCACGCAGGCCGAAACCACGCTCATGGCGCCGCCCAGAACAGCCGTCTGCACCCCTTTGCCCTCGGGGGTGATGGAGGCGGCTTTGCCAAGGAACTGCGGCTCGGTGGCGAAACCCACCAAGGCGTGCACGGCTTGCACGAGCGGCCCGCTGAAGAGGACGCAGCGGTTGCGGGTCAGCTCGCTGGGGCAGGCCTTTAGCTCGCGCACGCACGCCAGCAGAGCCGTGGCGCTCGTGCTCATGCACTTGACGCTGGCTTTGAACTGCTCTTTGGCGAACTTGTCCTTAGATTTATCACTGGCCAGAGACGAGGCGTCCGTGAGCGTGGTGAGGTTCTTCAGGATATGCTGCGACACTTCCAGAAGGAGCTGCGGCGTCAGGTCGGCCAGAGCCGTCAGGCGGAGAACGTTGCACGTCTGCTCCACTTCATGCCGGCAACGGGTGACCTTATAGCGGTCCACCAGCCCGGGAACGGCGGCTTGCGATCCCGGGATATCCACGGCCGCCAAGTACGCAGCGTGCGCTGAATACTCCGTCAGTGAGACCACCAGGTCGCCCATCTCCACCAGCCGGTCGCCGACCTCCACGAACTTCCCCATGTTGAGCTGGCTCTGGATATCGTGAACGATAATCGACAGCTCCTTGGTCCGGGCGATCACCGTGTCACGGCATTTCTCGAACGTCTCCGCCACGGGCATGCCGTCGGTGTTCACCACCGGCCTGGTCTCGCTCGACAGCAGTAGCAGGTCCGCCACCAGCTGCATTTTGCTCTTGCATGCGTCACAGATGGATGAAAGTCTTTTCCTTTGTTGCAAGCTGCCGCTAGGGATGTTGGTAGAAACCTCACTATCTGATTTTCCCGAGCCACTACTAGCCATAGTAGTGTGGTCGCGCTAATGTTCAAAATAAAGATCACAACATACGTTCTCTTGTGCGAACAAGTGATTCATGTCATTTtcttcagtaaaaaatattccCGCACCTTCTCAGGGAGAACTGGCCGATAACGTCCTTCAGGAAAAAGTCCACTCAGCTTTGAAAACTTCACTCAATGCACGAATAAGGGACCTACTATATGTAGGTCccttaaaatatatgtttttttttttttacaaaaaaaaaaaaaaaatgctgatgaGAGCTGGTATTAAATATCCCTTCAACTGAATAAGCTcagaattgtttaaataatctGATTTTAGGTGTGCATAATGagagaaatgaaaataaaatagaattcaCAACTACCTCTCTTAAGGTAGGCTACAGTCTGATCAGTTTCACAGGTTGTCAATGTTGCTCCAACAATGCAAAACactctttttaaaaaaggctACTGCAGTGCCATGTACAAGAAGATGCCCAGATGAAGGCAAAGTGCAGGTTGACTTCCAGAAACGCTACTTTTGCTGTGTGGAATCTGTCATTCCAGCTTTTCTTCGTGTCATGCAcattacatgcatttaaatacaCGTCCTCCTGCAAtgtgatgctgctgctgctgctgctgctgatatATTGACCGTCTTGCTGACCCGCCGACCGAAGGGCGAGACGCGCGGACGTCCCGCCGCCACTGCACCATCATCCCACGACACCTCGAAAATTCATAAAACGTTCCCGAACGACTTTCAGCCGTTTCTTTTTCGTACACAATCCAGGTTCTGTGGGCAAACTCAGTTCCTTATGCATATCTATTGTCCATACGCCCTCTCCAGCAGGAAAGCAACGGTTGTCCAGTGGCAGATAGTTTCGCTTTTGCTTGCCATTCTTTGAACGCCCGGCTGAATGTTTTAATGCGGCTTCCGCGACGATAACGAACTCCGTTCGCTAGTGAGACTCTCGCGCGTCGGTTGTAGTCTCCCGCTACATCTTGCGTATCAGGAAGCGGCGGGAGGGTGTGGCTGAATAGCCTGTTAGCTTCCCTCAAACTCTGACACTTTTATACACCCCACAACCATTATTCCTGCTCAGCGAGACGAAATTACAACTTCTATGTCACCAGCTTTTCAAACGAATCGCTTATTTTTCTGAGGGAACGTTAGTCGCGCCAGAAGTCGTGCTCATTCCTCACCAGTCATCGTTTCCCGAGGCCCCGATGTGAGACTCAACTACCGGTCTGAAGGCAAAAGTTACACCCATAGAGAAATTCCAGAGTGGTTCCTCCTGTTTCCTCTTCTTGcttgttcagtttttttcttgtttctgttgttttttcccAGGTTTGCGCTTCTCTGTAAATCCAACAGGTACTCTCGCGTGTGGGTATTTACTACTTTCACAATGTTCGCATTGAGAGCGGCATAGAGCGAATTATTGTTTAGTTTAGCGGAAACGCCGCTGGCATTTTTTGTATCTTAAACGTCGGTCTTCTGAACtgattctttaattaattttctttcacatttacattatatttatattaaatcatttataaagagAATAATGTTGCACGAAttgaaaattgtaattaaattaataaataaattaataattaataaaaataaatacactaagggttaaattgtcaggaaattacaATATATTGCTCCATTGTGTcgtattattgtttaataaaaagtaaaaaatacatacattgcCCTCCAttcaaattatttgtatttatttaaattgttttgtgcAACTATATGTGTATTTATCTGTTATTCacgtttatttacttatttcttctgaactgatttttttttttcttaaattaattttctCCCACATTTACAATGATGTTTATATcgtgttatatttatattggaCTATATATAAGGATAATAATtctatacaaattattaaatgtgatttaaattactaattaaattagcaaattaaaagttaatacaTTAAGGATTAAATTGTCATGAAATCACAATATATTGCT
The sequence above is a segment of the Labeo rohita strain BAU-BD-2019 chromosome 7, IGBB_LRoh.1.0, whole genome shotgun sequence genome. Coding sequences within it:
- the tlnrd1 gene encoding talin rod domain-containing protein 1, with translation MASSGSGKSDSEVSTNIPSGSLQQRKRLSSICDACKSKMQLVADLLLLSSETRPVVNTDGMPVAETFEKCRDTVIARTKELSIIVHDIQSQLNMGKFVEVGDRLVEMGDLVVSLTEYSAHAAYLAAVDIPGSQAAVPGLVDRYKVTRCRHEVEQTCNVLRLTALADLTPQLLLEVSQHILKNLTTLTDASSLASDKSKDKFAKEQFKASVKCMSTSATALLACVRELKACPSELTRNRCVLFSGPLVQAVHALVGFATEPQFLGKAASITPEGKGVQTAVLGGAMSVVSACVLLTQGLRDISQHPESSSQMPIYRERLRNSACAVSDGCTLLSQALRERSSPRTLPPVNSHSVN